TCACATAACGATTTGCGATACGATAACCGACAAAAAACAAAATCGCATACGATAGAGTTTGCCCCCAAGCTACGCCGTACTCTCCGAATATTGAAATAAATATAAACGTAGCAACTAACCCGACCACCCCGCCAACCGCATCACGCATTAAAAATTCAGTCGGTTTACCAAAAATCGATATGATGGTCAGCTGTAAAGCAGACAGTGAAAAGAAAATATATCCGCCAAATACAACCGCCATGATGCCCCACGCATCAGCATACTTCGCCCCTCCCATTATCGGCATAATCCAAGGGCTAAGAATACATAAAATAATCGGAGGTGGTAACGTAAAAGCCAAATACGTTCGTATGTAATTCTGTCTAACATTAATATCGCGCGTTTGTGAAAGTTTGACTGTCAAAGGATCAGAAAAAGCCTGAATGTATTGGCGCAGCATTCCCGCTGTTTTGTTGGCTAAACGAAAATTAGCTAATTGCTCCAGCGGTAACATCGCAGGTATGATCAACTGTTCGCCTTGCTTGAAGCCCAGCCTGAAAAATTTCCTCAGATAAAACGGCCAATATACTTTGACAACCTCCCACATTTTTCCGAGCTGCAGTTCAGAAATACGAGCATATTTGAAGTAATCGCGGACATAATATAAGCGGACCAGCAACGTCAGAAACATGGCTATAGTGATGCCGGTAAAATAATGATTCAGTCCGAGCCATAGATAAAACACAGTCGCAAAAATACGCTCAACGAGATTGCTGGAAGTTTCCAGGAAGGCATCTGTTCCAAAAAGCTGACGGACATTAAAAACAGACGATAAAATACCTTCACAAACAGTGAAAAACAGATGCAGCGTACACAAGTATATCACCCACGTGATATTCAGTTCCGGAAATGAAACTTGAAGATCATCTCGCCACAGTGTACACATTACTAAAAAAAAACATGACGAAAATAATGCTACAACCATCCGTGTAAAAACCGCCGGCCAAATAATTTCACGCACGGCTTCTTCGATTTTCCCGTCTTTTAATAATGGCGGCGCTTCGCGTATTTTACGATAGTGCAAGCCCACATCCGCAATGACTTTTACGAAGCTTACAGCCACTTCATACATTGCAATCAACGCAAAAATAACTTTTGAAAATTCATATGCAAAGTAGATCATGAAAAGCACACTCAGAAGCCCGACGGAGGAACGTCCAAGCAATATCCGAAAGGACTTTTTCATCAGTGAGTTCATGCGACGAGATGCTTCTCGAGGCGGTCAAATAGCGGTTCAACCGGGACTAAACTGTTACCGGCGCGGATATTACCCGTAAGTGATTGACGGATCAATGACAAATCTTTTTTGGATAATCCATAATCTGCCGGATGCGTCGACACTCGCAATAATTTCAAAAGATTTCGTACCGCATCGCCGCCCTGAGCACCAAAAATCGCATTCAAAGCAAAATCTACCTCCGAATGGACGCCGGCCATCGTATCAATAATGTCGGGTAACGTAAAACTGCATGCAATCCCGTGCGGGGTTCCCTTTTGCGCGGTAACATAGTAAGAAATGGCATGCGCAACCGCGGTTTGAGTATTAGAAAAGGCCAACGCCGTATTCAGACTGCCCCACATTTGTCGTGTTCGTAATTCGAGATTGGGCAAATCATCAGCCAACAAAGGCAAAGTAGTCATGATTTCCCGCGCGGCTGTAATCGCATACCGCGTAGAAATAGGGTTTGCGTTTTTATTCCAAATGGCTTCCAATGCTTGCGACAAGGCATCCAATGAGGTTTGGACAGTTATATCGCGTGGAAGACTGAGCGTAAGTTCCGGGTCACAGATACATGCTTCAGCCCAAAGATTCGGCAAATGCAGCGAATATTTTTTCTTTTCCTCCATGTCCCAAACCGTAGCCCATGGTGTCAACTCACTGCCTGTGCCGGCCGTCGTAGGAATGGCGATCATGGGTTTCAGTTTATAACCGGATTTAGCACGCGTTCCGCGAATGATGCCTTCTACGATATCAAACTGATGCGAGTCATCGTATACCGAAAGCGCTTTTGCGCCGTCCATCACACTTCCTCCGCCGAGCGCGACGATCACATCAAATTCTTTTTCCCACGCCGTAGCATACAAATCACGTAGTGCTACAAATGTAGGATTCGGAGGTATCTGATCCAAAACACCGGCGATCTGACCGGTCAAAGATCCAAGTTGATCCAGAATACCTCGTTTGATAAAGCCCGCTGTCGTCACGAGCAATACACGCCGATTACCGACCCAGCGGTTTATTTCCGCCAATGTACCTGTACCAAAACGGATAGTGACCGGATTATAATAAGTAAACGCGTTCATTTGAAAATTTCCTTCGCACGCTCGTAATCCTCAAGAAAATCAATTTCGAGCCATGGTAAATTGCGCGTGGAGCTGCAATAAATTTGAAAACCTTGATGCGCCATACGCGTAAAGGCATGCGTATCATAGTAATTCAAACCTTCCTCAAACATGATCTTTTCCATGTACGCCAGCGCGGCTTTAGGATCTTTGATAAACGCAATACCTGTCCACTCTCCCGCCGCTTCGTGAAGCGGAATACCCTTATTGGATTCGATCAACATATGCTCGGCTGTGACCCGAACTTTCATCGCTTCCTCATTGACCGGGCCAAAATCAGTAATCAGATCCAGCGCACAATCGTGTTGCAAGGCGTCTGTATAGTTAAGTTTCAAAATATCGTTGTGATAAATAATATCCCCATGGAGATAGACGATCGGATCGGCAGCGATCCAGTTTTTTGCAAACCAAAGCGAACCCATGTTGTTGCATTGCTGATAAAAAGGATTGGCAATGTAAGTGATATCCCGCCCCAACGTATCCATGATCATTTCTTTTTTGTATCCGACCACGACAGCAATTTCCTGTATACCCATCGCACGTAGGGCCTTTACGGAACGAAGGAGCAATTCTTCTTCATTGACTTTCAGCAACCCTTTAGGCCGCTCCAAGGTCAACGGATACAAACGGCTGGACAATCCGGCCGCAACAATAACAGCTTTGGTAATATTCATGAAATAAATTCCGTTGTTTATAATGTAAATTCTGCTGCAATCCCCCAACGAAAGCCATAGGGATATACAATTTTGACTTTTTGATCTCCGATCTGAGTCTGTGAAAAAAGCGTATATGATAAATAGGGCGATATGTGCAACGAAGGATTCACTTGAATTTTTGCATTTATCGCTACGTCCGTATAGAAACCATGACCTGATAGGCTTTTCGCATCAAAATAGCCGTCATCCCAACCATAATAGATTTTTGTTTTTGATCGCAGTATCCAATGATAGTGCGCTGAAAGGCCTCCAAAAACTCTTATGAGATTGGTGCGATACAAGCAATACTCACCCGTCACCACTATATCCGGTACAAAGTAATTGTGCTCCGAACGACGCTCGCCTGCAAGAAGAGGTTCTGAATCAATACGTTTTCGATAGTAATAATAAATGCTTGGGCCAAAGCGAAGATGAAAACCATTGGAAATCGGAATCGTATTAAAAATTGCAAAGCCTATGCCATACACTGGCTTCGCTGATTCGCGAAGCGCAGGGTGACGCTTCTTATAAAAGCCTAATAGGTCTTTATTCTCGCTGAACGTCATGCATCCATAACTAATTCGAATAATCGGCTTGGTCATTTCTTGTGTATATATTATCAATGGGAAGAAGAACCAAACCACAATGCAAACGAATATGTTCATTGGCTATCTCCATTATGAAAAGGTAAGCCTTGATGTTTACTTAGTAATATCTCAATTCCAAAAGCCCAGTAAATCCCAACAGCTGGGAATCGCACAGCTGATGTTTCCGAATACAAATCATCATTTTCTTTCAAAACAGCAGTAGACATAAATGCAATTTGACCTGCACCAACAACCGACACGGAGTTACTTATAGAGTGACGTAACTTTAATGCTCCCGATCCAAAATAGCCATCGCCGCGCATATTGTTAAATGTGGAATAACCGTACCCATGACCATGCCCATAACGTATTTTGGAGACCCAAATATTGGCATAAGAAAACTCGATACCCGCCCCAAGAGATATGTATTTGGTCTGGAGAAACTGATATTCAGCACTCAACGATGTTAAAAACATTGGATAATGATGCCACAAATAGAGTTTAGCATAAGTGCCATTCATCAGTCTCTTTTTGCCGCCGGTATCTATTTTATCTTTTGTGTAATGCAGACCAAATGATATTCCGTATCGCCATCGCTGCTTGTGCACCACTTCGTAAGTAAGTAATGCGTTATAACCCATCGGATTACCAAAACTTTTCACATACTTGTCCGAACCAATATTGTCACCCAATGGCATGACGCTTATGCTGGTTTTCAAAATCAGTTGTTGCTCGATCTGGTGACTTGTATCAGCTTGAGCCCAAAGCGAGACAGTAATAAAGCAAAGTGTAAATATATAATAACGTACATTCAAAAAATACACCTCTTACCTCCTCGTCTCTTCGCACAACCTGTATTCACGAAGGGAAATCGATAAATTAGTTGATTGTTCAACCTAATCACGCGTTGGAAAACTAATGCCAACTGGAGCCACAAATTCGCCGTCAGAGAGCACGGTCAGGTTCTTGCAATTAATTTGTTTTTCTAATCGACATTAATCATTAAAGATTGTTGTTATTCAACGACCATTTTCAACATTACTTGATTGTAATGCGAACGTATTATCGCTATCATGATCTCAAAAACGCCATCAACCGTTCTTTGACTTGGTATGGTTTCACCTTAGGACGTCCCAGTTCCGGCGGCGACCCTTTTGATATTCTCATATACAAAAAGGTCAATCCACCATTTGTCTTCCATTCTTTGATCCGCTGTTCCAGTTCATCCAGCGAATGAACGTGTATCGCATGGGTGTATCCTACTGATGCAGCAAGGTCAACAAAATGAATCATATGCGAAACCGTCGCCTGGCCTCCGGTAGAATCGTGTACGTTATTATCGAGTAAGATATGGCACAAATTAGAAGGACTGTAATACGCATTGGTTGCGATAGAACCCATACGCATCAGGAAAGCACCATCCCCGTCAATTGCGATGATTTTTTTCTGCGGTTTGGCGAGCGCTAAACCTAACCCCAAATTACTGATGCAACCCATTGATCCGACCATGTACAAATTATTCGACGCATCTTCGACTTCATACAGTTCACGCCCTGTTTTACCCGTTGTGGCCAAGTGAACGGTGTGCTGATCTTTGACGGCATTGATGCGCGCTAAAGCTTCCGTACGTTTGGGTTTTTGTTCATCGGTAGTTTTAACTATTCTACGAACATTCGCAGGTGACTTCAGCGTCTGCGGTTTTAACTCTTCTTTTTCAAACGTTCCTTTTTTTACAACAAAGAAAAACGTTTTGTTCTGTTTGATGATATTGTCGGCGCGCTCGATTTGTTTTACCGCCTCATTATTGTCAGATGCGAGATACTCCCACGGTATTTCCATCAAATCGAGCATTTTAGTCGTGATCGGCCCCATCAGCTCGTGCTGCGGTTCATCACTTAATCCCGGTTCGCCCCGCAAACTGACAATACCTAAAACGGGTAATTGGAATGTCCAGGTCAGCGATGTAAGCGGTGACGTTGCATTGGTCAGACCGGAATTTTGACAGAGGAATACCGATTTACGACCACCGAGATATGCGCCGGCACATGCCGCTACAGCGTCACCCTCATTGGTGGCCATCACATAATCGCATTCGTTAATCGCATAATTGATCAGATCTTTTAAGAACGAACATGGAACGCCGCTGTAAAAGTCATAGCCTTTCCTTTTCAATTCTTCGCCGAAAACGCGTGTACTGAGCATATTACATATCTCCCGCTTTTTGAAGTTTGACCACGTCATCAATGTCCAGCCATGAGCCGCGTATGTATTTTACAGCTATGGTCGTGGTTTTAGCGATTTCATTAAAAAGATCGGCCATACGCAGATTCTTAAATTCCGGATTTTTGGATAATGTTTCCATGGCTTGTTTGACCGCAGCGGCACCATGCGTATTGACCTTCCACAGACCGACAAACTCACCGTGAATTTCTTCCGATTTCAGATTGGTGGACATACGGACAAATTTAACTGAATCCTGAAACAGGTTTTTGGAGTGCGCACGCTCGGCCCGCACATAATCTTTATATCCGGGTGTCATTTGTACGTCACTATCCACCACGATCGTAACATCGTTATTGTCGTTGAGCAAATCATTTAAAATATAACTTTTAAAGACAATGTCACCGTAGGCAATAACCGTGTTTTCTTTAAGTTCGTTTTTCGCCAGATACAAGCTGTACAACTCCTTCGTGGAGGCATACGCTTCATTATCGATCGTTTTGATATTGGTCGCTTTGATCGTATCTTTTTTATATCCGCGAACCACGGTAATATCTTTGATCCCGACGCGATTAAATTCGTCCGTAGTACGTGCCAGCAATGTTTTGCCTTGGACCTTGAGCAACACCTTCGGTATATCTTTGGTGAGTTCTTTCAGATTGTTACCTTCCGAAGCGGCTAAAATAATCGAATTGACATTTTTACCGGATGCGGGGAGGTATTTATCTTCGGCCGCTTCAAGTTCATCTGCATTTTGCAGGCGAAATATTTCATTCACCGAGGCCACTTTATCTTCAACATTGATCAACGATTGCTCTTCAAAAATTCGTTTGGAAGTGGCCTGCATCGCTGTGATTGAGGTACGAATATTATGATTCGCCCAGATGACCATACTGATACCGATCTGCCGATATAAATCCGTCGGCGTTGAATAATACTTCGTCGGCACAATAACGACCGGGAGTCGGCCGGCCCACTCTTTCATAAACGCTTCGATATCCGATGGATTGGATTTTTTGCTGTGCACGAGCACGGCATCTGCACCCGCCTGACGATACGCTTCGCCGCGACGTAGCGCTTCATCCAGTCCCCATCCTGCAATGAAGGCTTCGATACGCGCTACGATAACAAAATCATCGTCTTTCTGGCTGTCGCGCCCGGCCTTGATTTTGCCGCAAAACTCATCCACATCCGCCAACGGTTGCGCTTCGCCGGAAATAAAAGAATTGGTTTTGGGAAATAATTTGTCTTCGATACAGACGCCGGCTACATTTCGTTGTTCCAGTTTTTGTACCAAGCGTCGCATATTATTAAAATTTCCATATCCCGTATCGCCGTCCAACAGCATAGGAATCGTCGTGGCATCGCTGATGTATTCGCATACATCCAACACCTGCGTCCAGGAAGCTTCATTATTATCACGCACGCCCAGCGATGCCGATATGGACAAACCGCTGCCCCAAATCCCCTTAAATCCCGCTTCTTCTACGATTTTAGCTGATAATCCGTTATGCGCTTCCATGATGAACTCCAGTTCTTTGGAGCGGATCATGTTTTTAAGTAGTGTCGTTTTATTCATGGCATGTTCCTATAACAAGTGTGGGTTAATATTTATTAATAAAGCTTATTTGTGGTTTGAAGGCATTAAATAATACTGCGTAATCCAATAACATACACTTAAAAAGCCGTACAACGTTATAAAATAAAATGATTCCGTAAACATGTCCATTCCTAAACCGATACCCATTAAGATCATATTCATATTCCATCGGGTACCGCTGAATAATCGAAGTTTACGATTCAAATCCGAGGTGTCATATATAGACCGACCGTAGCGACGATTGTATCGGATCGTAATAGGTTTCATTATAAAAAAAAGAAAAACGAGCGCTACCGCATTTACCATAGGCCATGACCAAACCATGCCGGCGCCGAGATGATAAGCTATAGCGACATACCACAACGGATGATAAATCGAATGAGAAACCTTGTCCAACCAATGACCTAATCGGCTTGACTGAAATGTCAAACGCGCCAAAACCCCATCCCACGCATCACATATCATCGTGAATGCGCTCAATGCCAAGCCGAGCGCCCATTGTCCCTGCGCGTACGCCATAAAGGCGCCCGCCGCGATAAAAAGATAACCGATAGTAATCTGATTGGGAGTCAGAGGTACCAAAGGTATTATGCGCATGAGCCTAGCAACGATGCGCACATAAACGTACGTATATAAAACATCCATGACACCTTTGACCGACGCGTCAAAAAATAATTTTTCTGCACGGCGCACCTCCTCCTTCATACGCATATCCGCCGCAATCGCTGGTACATAAACGCGCAGAGAGAGAATATGCGGGTCTATATCTTCCGGACGAATTTGGACTGAGCAGGACTTCTGAATATCAGATTCACCATGCCCACCGTTCAAAACGGAAGAATGAATCCAAGCGGCCAAGAGCCGGTCATCGGTCCCAATATATGCAGCATTTTCTTGGGATCTCATAAGTTCGGAAAAAATCCGTGTATCGTATGCATGCGTACTTCGTAACCATAGTACGCTATCATGTCGCGATATGATAGGTTGAATATCTGCATCTTGAGATTTTCCTGCTTCTATACGATGGATTACTACGTCTTTTATGATTGGTAAATCGAAAGTACTCGATGCTGTTCCAACGAGAATTACTTCTTCACACCCAAATTTTTGTAACTGACGTATGGCACGTGTAAGCGAGGTCAGGCTCCAAACTTTATGCTTCGGCATTCCATCCGTTATGTCAATACAACCCAGCATGAGGTTCCTTAATTAGTCCGTTCTTTTTTTGGCTTTTCAACAATAACGCGCCCAAAATGAAAAACAACATACACCATCATCCAGCAGGCATACGCGATGTATGTTGCTACCGGCTTACCGATAACAAGCCCGACCATCATCATATAGATGAAAATATTACGCCGCGGTAAAAAAAGACGTGCATAGCCATCCAACGGCGAGAAGTCATGAATTCGCATTTTATGATAATAACGAAAAGCACGCGCGGCTAACTTGTCAAGAATATGACCGCCAACTACAGCCGAAATCAAATAAAACGTCGTCTGCCACGAATCTAAAAATCCCGCTACTTTGAGCCCGATACCAAAGCCCACATAATACAGATATATATTGATACGATCAGCCACATGATCCAGCTTATCGCCTTGATCGCTGGTGCGATATGTAAAACGCGCTAATTTACCGTCACATACATCGAGAATACTGACCACGATAGCATGCGCGATACCCCACGTTAATAAACCAAAAGCAAATAGCGGCGCCACTGTAAAAGCAAAAAGTATGCTTGTATAGGTAATTTGGTTGGGAGTGATATGCGTCTTCGCTATCCATTTAACCAATACTTTTGACAATACTTTGTAAAAATACTTCGCTACAACATCAATTGCGCCATAATGCGTGACTTCAAATAAGTACGCTTCCGCTTCCGACGCTGCTCTTTTATCGTGCACTTCAAATGCATAAGGGTGGATAGACTTACGCAAATTGCGCATATAAACCATAGTCCGAGCTACATCAACAACGCTAATTTTCCTATTTTCAGCTAATGCCGCCGCCAATACTCCGACATCATTGCAGGAAACATCCAAATTTTGGAGCGCATTTGCGTCTAGACGCAGCAATCCCGGCATTTTCTTTTGCGAGTTAGCAAACGTCGTATTGCTTTGGGCTTGAATAGCCTGATCTATCAATGCCTCCTGATAAATCGCATTTCCCTGAAGCAACACGAAGGTGTTGTCCTGAATTTCAGGCACCTCTTTTAATGCATCTATCAATAATTTAGGCGAGGGGTGTATTCGATATGTTATAGGCTTAAACCGGCCAAAATCTTCTCTGAACTTAACTCGCCTGTCATCGTTGGTTATAATAACCGTCTGAGTTATTCCGTACAAAGCCAGTAATCGCAAATTGCGCTCTAACAGCGAAATAGAAAAAACAGTAATCTCAGATTGATCTGAACGGGCATCAATGACCGCCAGTCGTTGCTCGTTTTGGTTTTGCTTATTCATCGGGGTAAAATATAATTATTTTTTAAACATCGTGTTTTCGATAATTTCACACAGTATGTGACCGATCATAATGTGCGACTCCTGGATACGCGGCGTATCGTTAGAAGGCACATTGATAAGATAATCACACACATCCTTCATCTTGCCCCCCGTCGTGCCGGTCATTCCCACAGCTATCATATTTTTTTGTTTTGCCGCTAGCATAGCATTCAAGATGTTTTTTGAGTTCCCTGAAGTTGATAATCCGATCAGAACGTCGCCCGATTGCCCCATGCCCTCGACTAACCTTGAAAACACCACATCGTAGCTATAATCATTGGCAATGGCGGTGAGGTAGGACGAGTTTACGTGCAACGCCTCTGCCGGCAAAGGTCTGCGGTCCATATAAAACCGACCACTCAATTCGGCGGCCAGATGCTGTGCATCGGCGGCACTTCCCCCGTTTCCGCAAAACAGGATTTTTTTCTCTTCATTCAGTGCCTTGATCATGATCTCAGCCGTTTTTGCTATAGTATCCAATAATACCGGCTGCGTCAATATTTCTTCTTTGACACGGATCGAACTGCGAATGACATCTGAAATTTTTGTCAAATTCTGGTATTCCATTTTACCTCTATAATAAAACCATGGTATCGTGAGGATGAGTGTCGAACGGATATGCGCATTAGATAAAGTCCTGCGCATAAAAAGTGCGATGGATTTTACGAAAGTTGTTTTAAATTTACAATGAATTCGTTACCGATGTGGAAATTTGTAATCGCGGCACTGGCGGTTTTATGAAGAAAAATTAAATAAAAAATCTTGGCTTGATTAAGCCAAGATTTTAAAAAGATTATATATCGATTTACTGTTATCCGACGTTTTTCATCATCAGTGGTTGATACAAACCATTGGTACGCGCATACAATCCGGCAGGATTGGTGTGCAACATGATTGTTTGTTTCATCAGTCCGGACATTTCGATTTCTAAGTGATGCAGGTCTTCAAAAAAATCTAACTCACCGTATTTGAAATCCGTGACATCCACCCAACCAACATTTTCGCCCATATCAATCATGTGCTGGATAGCACGCACAAAAAACGCATTGCGCGTAACGTCTTTGATCATGGCCGAATCCAAAGCTTGCTTAAAAGCTTCGATACCGGAATTACGAAACGCACGGAGACCGATAGATTCGCCGTTAGCAGCATAGTTATCGATTTCTTTGCTGATTTCTATCACGCGATCACCATTGATACGAACCTTCATATCTTCGTTGTCGTAAGCCGGGTTTTTGTGAATGGCTATACTGACATTCATGTCTTTTTGTGCAATGACTTTGGATAATGCTTTACGTTCAAATACGTTATCGCCATTGATAACAACAAATTCCGTCGTCATTTCATCTTTGGCTAACCAAAGCGAAAAAAGATTATTGGTTGTTGCGTAATCTTTGTTGTTGACCATTTTGAGACGTATATCAAGGCCGTGAATAGCGATATAACGTTCGGCGTAATTTTTCAATTTCTCAATTTCAAAACCACCGATGATAACCACATCTTTGACACCGCAGCTTGCAAGTGTAACCAGCTGGTATTCCAGAATGGTTGTACCTTTAACATCCACCAACGTTTTAGGCGTTTCAGCCGTAAGAGGAAGCAACCGCTTGCCTTGTCCTGCTGCTAAGATGAATGCTTTCATTTTAATATCTCCAGTTCTCTTATTTTCTACTTTTTTTATCACTTTATTCATTGTGACATTCAATTATTATGCAATCTACATGCCAAAGTAATTGAAAATAGAACAAACCTTGCTATGTATTGTTTTTTATTGATTTAATTAAAAATTATTACCGAATTATTAAAGCATGTTACCAAATTGTTGCATGCACGCGAAACATTGAACTTGCAGGTGCAATAAAAAACTTGCATTTCGGCGTTCAAATAAATGTATTTGTGTGATTTAAGACACAACTAACCGTTATAAAAACGAGAGAAGGTCGGTTTATCTGCGGAGAAGAAAAAAGCCAGAAAAGAAGATAAAATTAAACAGCAGGAGGCTTACAAGGTTGTGTGCACCGAGTCTTGATTTCGTAAATATTTTTGAGAGATGTGGTATCCCGTGATATAAAGCGTAAGATAAGTGATGACCTGACCCCATGCGAGGCCATATTCTCCGTAAAACCATATCAGTGCAAATGTAGCCGACAGACCGGTTATACTGCCGATGACATCACGTTTGAGCGCTTCCTGAGGTTGACCCAAAATAGTAACAACCGTAAATTGAAAAATAGAAAGCGCGGATATAGAGTAAGAAACAAAAAGAATGGATAAAATAGGCCAATAGTCGGCATATTTTTCTC
This sequence is a window from bacterium. Protein-coding genes within it:
- a CDS encoding oligosaccharide flippase family protein translates to MKKSFRILLGRSSVGLLSVLFMIYFAYEFSKVIFALIAMYEVAVSFVKVIADVGLHYRKIREAPPLLKDGKIEEAVREIIWPAVFTRMVVALFSSCFFLVMCTLWRDDLQVSFPELNITWVIYLCTLHLFFTVCEGILSSVFNVRQLFGTDAFLETSSNLVERIFATVFYLWLGLNHYFTGITIAMFLTLLVRLYYVRDYFKYARISELQLGKMWEVVKVYWPFYLRKFFRLGFKQGEQLIIPAMLPLEQLANFRLANKTAGMLRQYIQAFSDPLTVKLSQTRDINVRQNYIRTYLAFTLPPPIILCILSPWIMPIMGGAKYADAWGIMAVVFGGYIFFSLSALQLTIISIFGKPTEFLMRDAVGGVVGLVATFIFISIFGEYGVAWGQTLSYAILFFVGYRIANRYVKSVRENAVGNNGNNV
- a CDS encoding phosphonoacetaldehyde reductase — encoded protein: MNAFTYYNPVTIRFGTGTLAEINRWVGNRRVLLVTTAGFIKRGILDQLGSLTGQIAGVLDQIPPNPTFVALRDLYATAWEKEFDVIVALGGGSVMDGAKALSVYDDSHQFDIVEGIIRGTRAKSGYKLKPMIAIPTTAGTGSELTPWATVWDMEEKKKYSLHLPNLWAEACICDPELTLSLPRDITVQTSLDALSQALEAIWNKNANPISTRYAITAAREIMTTLPLLADDLPNLELRTRQMWGSLNTALAFSNTQTAVAHAISYYVTAQKGTPHGIACSFTLPDIIDTMAGVHSEVDFALNAIFGAQGGDAVRNLLKLLRVSTHPADYGLSKKDLSLIRQSLTGNIRAGNSLVPVEPLFDRLEKHLVA
- a CDS encoding phosphocholine cytidylyltransferase family protein encodes the protein MNITKAVIVAAGLSSRLYPLTLERPKGLLKVNEEELLLRSVKALRAMGIQEIAVVVGYKKEMIMDTLGRDITYIANPFYQQCNNMGSLWFAKNWIAADPIVYLHGDIIYHNDILKLNYTDALQHDCALDLITDFGPVNEEAMKVRVTAEHMLIESNKGIPLHEAAGEWTGIAFIKDPKAALAYMEKIMFEEGLNYYDTHAFTRMAHQGFQIYCSSTRNLPWLEIDFLEDYERAKEIFK
- the aepY gene encoding phosphonopyruvate decarboxylase, coding for MLSTRVFGEELKRKGYDFYSGVPCSFLKDLINYAINECDYVMATNEGDAVAACAGAYLGGRKSVFLCQNSGLTNATSPLTSLTWTFQLPVLGIVSLRGEPGLSDEPQHELMGPITTKMLDLMEIPWEYLASDNNEAVKQIERADNIIKQNKTFFFVVKKGTFEKEELKPQTLKSPANVRRIVKTTDEQKPKRTEALARINAVKDQHTVHLATTGKTGRELYEVEDASNNLYMVGSMGCISNLGLGLALAKPQKKIIAIDGDGAFLMRMGSIATNAYYSPSNLCHILLDNNVHDSTGGQATVSHMIHFVDLAASVGYTHAIHVHSLDELEQRIKEWKTNGGLTFLYMRISKGSPPELGRPKVKPYQVKERLMAFLRS
- the aepX gene encoding phosphoenolpyruvate mutase, which translates into the protein MNKTTLLKNMIRSKELEFIMEAHNGLSAKIVEEAGFKGIWGSGLSISASLGVRDNNEASWTQVLDVCEYISDATTIPMLLDGDTGYGNFNNMRRLVQKLEQRNVAGVCIEDKLFPKTNSFISGEAQPLADVDEFCGKIKAGRDSQKDDDFVIVARIEAFIAGWGLDEALRRGEAYRQAGADAVLVHSKKSNPSDIEAFMKEWAGRLPVVIVPTKYYSTPTDLYRQIGISMVIWANHNIRTSITAMQATSKRIFEEQSLINVEDKVASVNEIFRLQNADELEAAEDKYLPASGKNVNSIILAASEGNNLKELTKDIPKVLLKVQGKTLLARTTDEFNRVGIKDITVVRGYKKDTIKATNIKTIDNEAYASTKELYSLYLAKNELKENTVIAYGDIVFKSYILNDLLNDNNDVTIVVDSDVQMTPGYKDYVRAERAHSKNLFQDSVKFVRMSTNLKSEEIHGEFVGLWKVNTHGAAAVKQAMETLSKNPEFKNLRMADLFNEIAKTTTIAVKYIRGSWLDIDDVVKLQKAGDM
- a CDS encoding CDP-alcohol phosphatidyltransferase family protein, whose protein sequence is MRSQENAAYIGTDDRLLAAWIHSSVLNGGHGESDIQKSCSVQIRPEDIDPHILSLRVYVPAIAADMRMKEEVRRAEKLFFDASVKGVMDVLYTYVYVRIVARLMRIIPLVPLTPNQITIGYLFIAAGAFMAYAQGQWALGLALSAFTMICDAWDGVLARLTFQSSRLGHWLDKVSHSIYHPLWYVAIAYHLGAGMVWSWPMVNAVALVFLFFIMKPITIRYNRRYGRSIYDTSDLNRKLRLFSGTRWNMNMILMGIGLGMDMFTESFYFITLYGFLSVCYWITQYYLMPSNHK
- a CDS encoding CDP-alcohol phosphatidyltransferase family protein — protein: MNKQNQNEQRLAVIDARSDQSEITVFSISLLERNLRLLALYGITQTVIITNDDRRVKFREDFGRFKPITYRIHPSPKLLIDALKEVPEIQDNTFVLLQGNAIYQEALIDQAIQAQSNTTFANSQKKMPGLLRLDANALQNLDVSCNDVGVLAAALAENRKISVVDVARTMVYMRNLRKSIHPYAFEVHDKRAASEAEAYLFEVTHYGAIDVVAKYFYKVLSKVLVKWIAKTHITPNQITYTSILFAFTVAPLFAFGLLTWGIAHAIVVSILDVCDGKLARFTYRTSDQGDKLDHVADRINIYLYYVGFGIGLKVAGFLDSWQTTFYLISAVVGGHILDKLAARAFRYYHKMRIHDFSPLDGYARLFLPRRNIFIYMMMVGLVIGKPVATYIAYACWMMVYVVFHFGRVIVEKPKKERTN
- the gmhA gene encoding D-sedoheptulose 7-phosphate isomerase — translated: MEYQNLTKISDVIRSSIRVKEEILTQPVLLDTIAKTAEIMIKALNEEKKILFCGNGGSAADAQHLAAELSGRFYMDRRPLPAEALHVNSSYLTAIANDYSYDVVFSRLVEGMGQSGDVLIGLSTSGNSKNILNAMLAAKQKNMIAVGMTGTTGGKMKDVCDYLINVPSNDTPRIQESHIMIGHILCEIIENTMFKK
- a CDS encoding phosphocholine cytidylyltransferase family protein, producing the protein MKAFILAAGQGKRLLPLTAETPKTLVDVKGTTILEYQLVTLASCGVKDVVIIGGFEIEKLKNYAERYIAIHGLDIRLKMVNNKDYATTNNLFSLWLAKDEMTTEFVVINGDNVFERKALSKVIAQKDMNVSIAIHKNPAYDNEDMKVRINGDRVIEISKEIDNYAANGESIGLRAFRNSGIEAFKQALDSAMIKDVTRNAFFVRAIQHMIDMGENVGWVDVTDFKYGELDFFEDLHHLEIEMSGLMKQTIMLHTNPAGLYARTNGLYQPLMMKNVG